The Dictyoglomus sp. NZ13-RE01 genomic sequence CCGCTATTATAGGGATTGGGCTCTTCTTTTTTATTTTGCCTAAGGAAATAGCAGACTCCTTATCAGGAACACCTATTCTAACAAGTTCGCATCCCCTTTTATATAGCCTATAAATCTGCATTAGGGTTCTTTTTACATCTGTAGTAGGGGTTTTTGTCATAGATTGAACCCTTATAGGATTATCTCCACCCAAGAAAATATTACCAACTTTGACTACTTTTGTTTTTCTTCCCACTATTTGCCAAGCCTCTTTATATCAAAAAAGGTTACAAGTAGCATTAAAAAGAGGAGAATTAGAAGACCAATCCAATGAACAATCTCTTCCTTTTTTGTTTCTATTGGTCTTCCTCTGATCTTTTCAATTATAACAAATAAAATTCTTCCTCCATCCAAAGCAGGAAATGGGATAAGATTAAATATTCCTAATTGTACACTAAAAAGCCCTATAAAGTTTAGAAGAGTCTGATAACCGGAAGACGCAGCTTCTCCTGTTAGTTTTGCAATACCTATAGGACCTGTAACAGTAATACCTTGAGCTCCCTTAAACAACATAATAATTACTGTAAAGATTAATGCTATAACGGTAACAAAGGCATTAAAACCTTCTTTTATTGCTAAGAAAAGAGGATATTTTTTAATCTCATAATCAAAGGCTATTCCTATAAAGCCTCCTTTTCGTTCCTCATCCCATTCTGGAGTTACCTTAAAATAAAGTATATTTCCCTCTCTCTCTATTTCTAAAACTATAGGATTAATTTTATCTTTGCTTGGTACCGCTTCTCTTATTATTTTCACCGCAGTTTCCGTATCTTGAATTTTTATGCCATTTATTGAAACAATTCTATCCCCTGGCCTAATCCCAGCTAAATAAGCAGGCTTTCCAGAAATCACATCCTTTACCTTTGGTATAGGATATGGTACACCCAAGAGAAAAACTAAGGTAAAAACAAAAATAGCTAAAACAAAATTCATTAATGGACCTGAAAGTAGAATTAAAATTTTCCTGCCTGGAGATTTCTGGGTAAACTTCTCCTCCTCAGGTATGTCTACTTCCTCATTCAAATCATCGATACCAGCCATTCTAACAAAACCACCGATAGGAATAAGTCTCAAGGTATACTTTGTAGCCTTTTTTGAAAACTCAACAATTTTAGGACCAAATCCTATAGCAAACTCATATACTCTTACACCAAACAACTTTGCAGTTATAAAATGACCAAATTCGTGCGGTATCGTCAAAACCGCAAAAACTAATAAAAACCAAATTAAACTCATATTAAACTAATTAATAACCTCCTCTTTTTTCTTTTAAGTTTATAGGATAAAAGTATTTTTTTCAATCTAACTCTTCTAAATAAGGAGGATTTGCTCCTGCACGAGTACAAGTTAAACCAGCAACCTTAGAGGCAAACTTTAGTCCCTCCTCAATATCCTTTAGAGAAATACTATTAAACTCTTTTATATTAAGCTTACCAATTTTCCAAAACCAATATAAAAGACCCCCCATAAAAGAATCTCCTGCACCTACAGTATCTACTACTTTTACTTTGTATGCAGGAACTTCAATAGAGCCATCCTTTGTAAAAGCTTTTGATCCCCTCTCACCTAATGTTACTACTACAATATCTACACCAAGTCCAATATATTTTTGGGCCATCTCTTCTAAAGAAAGTCCAGGATAAAGCCATTCTAAATCCGCTCTACTCATCTTAACTAAATTTGACCAAGAAACCCACTTTTCCAACCTTTCAATATACCTCTCCTTATCATGAATAAGTATGGGACGCACATTAGGATCTAATGAGATTAAAATTTTTCCCTTCTCCCTTTCCATCAGGCTTTCCAATGTAGATGCCCCAGGCTCCCTTATTAAAGAAATAGAGCCAAAATGCATTAATGCAATATCAGAAGAAAAAGAATAAGGTAGTTCTTCAGATCTTATAGAACTATCCGCAGAATTATCCCCATAAAATACAAAATGAGGCTCATTATCAGGACCAATAATCACAAAGGCAAGAGTAGTAGGTTCTCTTCCTCTTAATAAATATCTTGTATCCACATTATTCTCTTTAAGAAAAGAAAATAACATTTCCCCAAAAATATCGTAAGAGATCTTTCCGAAAAAAGAGACATCCGCTTTGAGTCTTCCTAAGGTAATAGCCACATTAAAAGGGGACCCTCCAGGATGTGGAACATAACCTATTTCATCACCAAATTTTTTAGGAGTAAAATCAATCAAGGCTTCCCCACAGACCAAAATCATAATATACTCCTCCCTAATTAATTTGGATTTATTTTAGCATTAAATTCAAAACCTATAAAAGTATTTTTATGATATAATATCCAAATAACACGTGTTAATTTAAGGAGGAGAAAAATGAGTAGCTTTGATGATAATATCTTTGGAAATTTGAAGGAAGTCCAATATCTATTAGAAAGGAGAAAAAAAGAGCTTAATAGGATAAATTTGTGGAAGATAATTCCCTCAGATCCCTCACCAAATGAGGATATTGAAATTTACTTTTCTATGGGATCTGATTCTTTTGAAGATAAGCTAACTCTCTATTACACTAAGGACGGTTCTGAGCCAAAAGATAGTGATGAGAAAATAAATCTATACTTAGATGAAATAATATGGGATGATACTTTATGGAACTTTATAAAAATCTATAAAGGAGTTATACCAGGACAAAAAGAAAATACAATTATAAGATATAAGGTTGAAAAGGATGATAATATTTACTCTTTCAGTGTTGACAATTTTTCACAACCAAACTGGATCGATGAAACTATAATCTATCATATTTTTGTTGATAGATTTGCAAAAGGAAAAGAACCAGTTCCTTATCAAGAAAATCTAAAAACTAAATGGGGTGGAGACTTAAAAGGAATTATTGAACATTTAGACTATATCGAAGATTTAGGAGTAAATGCACTGTGGCTTTCACCCATATTCAAAAGCCCATCTTATCATGGATATGACATCATCGACTATTTTGAAATAGATCCAATAAAAGGGACAAAAGAAGATCTAAAAATTTTAGTTGATAAAGCTTTTAATAAAGGGATTAGAATTTTCTTAGACTTTGTGCCAAACCATATGTCAATCCAAAATCCTATATTTCAAGAGGCTTTAGAAAATCCTAATAGTATGTATAGAAAATGGTTTATTTTTCAAGATGAATTGTACGAGACTTTTCCAGGAGCAAAATCAATGCCCAAAATAGACCTTAGATATAAAGAAGCAAGAGATTACATTATAGAAAGCGCCAAATACTGGATAAAAAATTTTAATATTTCCGGATATAGATTAGACTATGCTATAGGTCCTGTTTTAGATTTTTGGACGGATTATTGGTTTAAAATAAAGAATGAATTTCCAGACACCTTTCATTTTGGAGAGATTATCGATACTCCACAAAAATTAAAATCCTTTGAGGGCAAACTTGATGGAGCATTAGATTTCTTTTTATTCAGTATGATAAGAGAGTTTTTTATAGGTAGAAAGTGGAGACCAAATGAATTCAATGCAATTTTACTTACTAAAAGAGAATACTTTAATCCCAAATTTAAAATGGTCTCTTTTTTAGAGAATCATGACTCAAATAGATTCTTATGGGTAGCTAAAGATAAGAAAATACTAAAATTAGCAATTATTTTCCAATTTACTCAAAATGAAACACCGATAATCTATTATGGGACAGAAATCGGGTTAAATCAATATAGAGATATATTAGAAAATGGTAGAAGCCTGCATGAATACAATCGTCTTCCTATGATTTGGGATGAAGAAAAGCAAGATCTCGAATTATTCTCCTATTATAAAAAGATTGTAAATATTAGGAAAAATCATCCAAGCTTATATAAAGGAAAGTATGTTCCATTTTCTTCCCCAGTATTATCTTATTGGAAAACTTATGGTGAAGAAAAAATCCTTGTATTAATTAATCAAGAAGAAGTAGAAAAAGTAATTGAACTTCCAAAAAATATGATTTTTAAAAACTTATTAGATGAAAAAATCTACAAAGACATTATCTCTATTCCTTCAAAGGAGGGTTTGATTCTGAAGACAATAAATCTTTAAGCTTTACCAGTTCTACATCTTCAAAAAAGTTTTCTTTTTCTAATTCCTTCATAACATATATAGTTTTTGGTCTTACATGGCAGATTACTATTGCTCTACCTAACTTTTTTGCCAAATATTTAGCTTGTTGAAATCTATATCTTATCTTTTTCTCATCATTTTCATGGTCCAAAAATAAATTATTTTCTAAAAACTCTATGCCCTTTTCCTTAGCCAATTTCCTTCCCACACTTTTAGCAATTGTTTTACTATCTAAAAAGAATAGTCCCTTTTCCTTTAAAACATCGTAAAGATTGCTCATTGTTTCCTCATCTTGAGTTACTTTAGACCCCATATGATTATTAAGTCCCTCAATAGGAAATCCCTTAAAATATTCTAAACTTTTATCAATTACTTTTCTTATCTCCTCTTTACTCATTCCAGTCATTATTGGAGTAGAGATTAAATATTTAGCATCTTTGGGGTAACTTATAGATTCCATAGGCATGTGCATAATTACATACCAATTTTTCTTCTCTGCCTCTTTTGCTAATTCTAAAGCTTTTGAATTAGGAATTATTGCAATATTTAAAGTGTAAGTTAGGGAAAAAATAAGATCCGTCCAATAATTCTTTTCTACAAAGTCATCTACAACAATTGCTAATAAAGGCTTCTCATGCTTTTTTTGTATCTGAACATTCTTTTTAAAAGGAAAATATAAGTCAAAAATATCTAAATTAATACTATCATTATTCGGTAAGGTGTATATATAATCTACAGATACCTTATTATATTTTGTGGTCTTTTCAAGGTTATAATTTAATTTTCTTTCCTCTAAAAAGCTTAAAAGCTTATTTTTTTCATCTTCAAAGGTCCTTCCCAAATAAATCTCATACTTAACCCACGATACCTCATAATCATTTGTTTTCTTTACCCTTACAATCTTTTCATAATTTTTCACTTCATTATGATAATTAATTAAGAAATCTTCGAAGGCTTCGTCAGAATAAGCAACCTCAATCTTAGAAGGTACACTCTCTAGAACCTTATTATTTTCTTCTTTTGGTTGTTCTTTACAACCACCAACAAAAATTATAAATACGATTAATAAAAATATTATTTTCCAAATCTTTCTTTCCATAATTCTTTCACCCTTTCCTTGAATATCTTTTCCATACCTTCTTCAGAGGGCTGGTAAAATCGCTCTTTTACACCCTCAGGTAAATAATCCTGCTCTACAAAATGCCCAGGATAATCATGAGGATATTTATAATCCTTACCATATCCTAATTCTTCTGCTCCTCTAAAAGAGGGATTCCTTAGATGAATAGGGACTGGGGAAGGACCGTATTTTTTAAGATATTCATTAGCCTTATTTATTGCAATTACTGCACTATTACTTTTCGGAGAAAGTGCAAGATAAAGAGTTGCAGCAGATAGAGGAATTTGTGCCTCAGGCATTCCTATATATTCCACAGCAAAAGCAGCATACTGTGCAATTAGCATTGCCATGGGATCTGCCAAACCAATATCCTCCGCTGAATGGATAAGTAATCTTCTTGCTATAAATCTGGGATCCTCTCCGGAAAGGAGCATTCTTGAAAGCCAATAAATCGCAGCATCAGGATCAGAGCCCCTTATACTTTTTATAAAAGCGGATATAACATGATAGTGTTCATCTCCCTTTTGATCATATCTAAAAATTCTTTTTTGGGTTACTTCTTCTATAATCTTAAGATCAATCCTTATTATTCCATTATCATCAGGATTAGCGATAAAAGAGGCAAGTTCTAATGTGTTTAAAGCGACTCTGGCATCTCCACTGGCAAACCTTATTATTTCATCCTCCGCCTCTTTCTCCAATATTATATTTTGACCTCCTAAACCTCTTTCCTTATCAGATAGAGCTCTATGAATAATTTTCCTTATATCCTCAGAAGATAATGGTTTTAGCTCAACTAATCTGCAACGAGAAAGTAACGTAGAATTTAAAGTAAAAAATGGATTTTCAGTGGTAGCTCCTATAAGTACTATTAGCCCCTTTTCAATCCATGGAAGCAAAACATCCTGCTGTAACTTATTAAAATGATGAATCTCATCAAGAAATATAACTGTTGATTTCTTAAACATTTCTAAATTTCTTTTAGCTTTTTGTAAGGCATCCTTTAGTTCTGAAATTCCTACTATTGCAGCATTCAACTCAATAAAGTCCGCCTTTATGGATTGAGCTAATAAAAGAGAGAGAGTTGTCTTTCCTGTTCCTGGAGGTCCGTATATTATCAATGAGGGGAGATAACCCCTTTTAATAGCTTTTCTCAAAAAAGAATTTTCCCCAATAATCTCTTCAAGACCTACCAACTCTTCAAAACTTCTTGGTCTTATTCTATGAGCAAGAGGCTGAAACTTCTCTTCCTCTTTAAAAAACTTTCCCTGTTCCATTAGACTTTACTCTTCAAAAAATTTCTAAATATATATTGAAAGTTATTAACAAAATCACCTTTTGCTTGAAGTATAAAAAGATCATTATTAAAGGAATAAATTCCTTCCTTTTCCTTAACGGGTATATTGTTTTTATCCTTTGCGAATCTTTTATCTAATAAATCCTTCAAATTCTCAATAATATTTCTCTCCACCTTTAATGTTGTATCAATCAAAAAAATAGTAAGATTTGACCCTAAGACTTCCCTTCTTCTTAAAAATTCCCACAGATCTCTCAATCTTACATTGTTGGGAGGGCTTGTCTTGCACTCTATATAAACAAGATAATTTTCCAACAGGCTTAAAACATCAAAGTCTCCTCCACCAAAAATATCCAAAAGCTTTACTCCCCAAAAAGATGGTAATAAAAACTCCTTTCTCAATATACGAGATATAAACCATTCCAAGGTCTCACCAAAATTATCTACACCATACATAAAATAATACTTATTCTCATCTTTTTGCAAAATTCCCCAATCAACCAGTAATTCAAAATAATCTGAAATTTCATCCCAACTCCATCGAGTGAGTAGTAAATCTAAGTTTATCTCATTTTGATTTCTTACTTGAATAATATCACTAAGAAGTCTTCTAAATCTATAATGGAAAAGAAGATCATAATATTTTTCTAATACTTCATTATTTTTAATTCTCGGAAGTATCACCCTTTCTAAAGAACAACTCTCTGTTATACTATAACCTCTTAGTTTTAACGTTCTTATTAGTCTTAAATCTTCTAAGCTTTCTAAAAGGCTTTTTATATCCTCATTCTTTAACATTAATCTTCCTTATCTTCTAAAATATCAAAGATCTTTTCTATTATTTTCTCGTGTTTATGACCATTCTCATTTTTTACTTGAATAACCTTAACTTCGTTAGGGGAGAAAAATTCTCTTCCCCCTTCTTCAAATTCTACAATAACTTTATTCAAAGGGATATGATGGTCTACAATCACTCCTTCTCCTTGCGGGGTTTGTACAACAGCACCTTTTGGCGGTAAAGAGGCTTTTATCTCTTGATAAACATCATACTCATAAGCCAAGCAACACATTAATCTTCCACATACTCCAGAAATTTTAATGGGATTTAAAACTAATGATTGCTCCTTTGCCATCTTCACAGATATAGAGTTAAATTCAGGTAAAAATGAATGACAACAAACTTCTCTTCCACATATACCTATCGCACCCAAATATCTTACTTCATCTCTTACTCCTACTTGATGAAGTTCAATACGAGTTTTGTAATGATTTGCTAATTCTTTTACTAATTCCCTAAAATCAACTCTTTCCTCTGATGCAAAATGAAATGTTATTTTGCTATAATTAAAGGCTATTTCACAAGCAAGTATTTTTATTGGAAGCCCAAGCTCTTCTGCCTTCTTTTGAGCCAATATTACTCCTTCTTTCTCCTCCTCTCTATACCTCTTAATTTTTTCTAAATCTTCCTCGTTCGCCTTCCTAAGTATTGGTTTTAGAGGAGTTACAGGTTCAAAATTATCAGGAGGTATAAAAGGAGGTATTGCAACAGTACCCGCCTCTGTTCCTTGTACAGTTTTTACAATAACCCAATCGCCTGGCTTTAGATCAGCCTTCTTTGTAGAAAAATAATAAACCTTAAAACTCCTAAGTCTAACCCCTACTATATATAATGGTTCTTTCATGCTAACACCCCTGTTCTAATGAATAAAGTTTCTAAAGTTAAAAGTAAATTAGCATTATTTCTTATTCCTCTTATGGCATCCTGGGTGCTTCTAAAATTTCTTCTAAGCTTGTCCAAACTATAATCTTGAGATTTTCTTACTATTTCTCCAATAAAGTCTCTTTGAGTAATAAATTCCTCTTTTTGGAATAACTTCCAAAACAATAAATCTCTCCACCAAAACAATAGTAACTCAAGAAGTGGAAGAATGTTATCTACTTTCTTATCCTCCGCCAAAAAATCCACTAAGTCAAAAACTGGAAGTAATTCCTCCTTTTTCAACTGTGAAAGATATTTAAAAAATTCTTCTCTTCTATTCCAATTTTCTTCCTCTAACCAGTAAAATCCTTTTCCAGGACTTCCCTGAGCAAGGGCAATAATAATATCTAATTTTTCCTCAGGCACATTTTTAAATACCTGTCTTAATTCATCATTGTTAAGATATGTGAAGTTTATTATCTGACTTCGAGATATAATAGTTGGAAGAAGCATTTCAGGACGCCAAGCTAAAAGAATAAAGATAGTATAATAAGGTGGTTCCTCCAGAGACTTTAATAAAGCATTGGCAGATTCATTCCTCAATTGATGGGCTGAGTCTAATATAACAATTTTCCACTTACTCTGAAGTGGTTTTAGATAAATCTCCCTCCGCATTTCTCTTACCTGCTGTATCTTGTACCACATGCCATCCGGCTCATAATAAAGTAGATCTGGAAAATTAAAATTCTTTATTTCTCTGCAAGTAAGACATTCTCCGCATCCTTCCCCTGGTAAAACAGGACAATTCAATGCTTGAGCAAAAGAAATTGCAGCTTGCTTCTTTCCTACCCCCTCTGGTCCTACAAAGAGGTAGGTATTAACCAACCTATTTTCTTTTATACTTTTCCTTAATATACTTATTGCTAAATTCTGTCCTATAATCTCTTTAAAAGCCATTATATCTTCTCAAAATAGGAAACATCCATAACAAAAACTATGGCTCCACCCACCTTAATTTTTACAGGCATTGGCACACTTCTTAAAAGTTCTATGGAAGGAAGAGGAGGTATAATTATTTTTTCCCTCTCCTTACAGTTTTCTCTCAATATTTCTAAAACTTCTTCTAATCTTTCTTCTTCTATTACTGTAAGAAGAGTAATACTTGGTTCTTGCAAAAAACCCCCACTACTTTTGAAGAAGGTTAATGGGAGATTTTTTTCAATAAATATCTCCCTTACCTTCTTCCAATCTTCTCCTTGAATAATTGCAAAAACAAGTTTCATCTTCACACCTCATTAAATATTTTAGATATAATCTGAAAA encodes the following:
- a CDS encoding AAA family ATPase; its protein translation is MEQGKFFKEEEKFQPLAHRIRPRSFEELVGLEEIIGENSFLRKAIKRGYLPSLIIYGPPGTGKTTLSLLLAQSIKADFIELNAAIVGISELKDALQKAKRNLEMFKKSTVIFLDEIHHFNKLQQDVLLPWIEKGLIVLIGATTENPFFTLNSTLLSRCRLVELKPLSSEDIRKIIHRALSDKERGLGGQNIILEKEAEDEIIRFASGDARVALNTLELASFIANPDDNGIIRIDLKIIEEVTQKRIFRYDQKGDEHYHVISAFIKSIRGSDPDAAIYWLSRMLLSGEDPRFIARRLLIHSAEDIGLADPMAMLIAQYAAFAVEYIGMPEAQIPLSAATLYLALSPKSNSAVIAINKANEYLKKYGPSPVPIHLRNPSFRGAEELGYGKDYKYPHDYPGHFVEQDYLPEGVKERFYQPSEEGMEKIFKERVKELWKERFGK
- the holB gene encoding DNA polymerase III subunit delta', giving the protein MAFKEIIGQNLAISILRKSIKENRLVNTYLFVGPEGVGKKQAAISFAQALNCPVLPGEGCGECLTCREIKNFNFPDLLYYEPDGMWYKIQQVREMRREIYLKPLQSKWKIVILDSAHQLRNESANALLKSLEEPPYYTIFILLAWRPEMLLPTIISRSQIINFTYLNNDELRQVFKNVPEEKLDIIIALAQGSPGKGFYWLEEENWNRREEFFKYLSQLKKEELLPVFDLVDFLAEDKKVDNILPLLELLLFWWRDLLFWKLFQKEEFITQRDFIGEIVRKSQDYSLDKLRRNFRSTQDAIRGIRNNANLLLTLETLFIRTGVLA
- the rseP gene encoding RIP metalloprotease RseP, which codes for MSLIWFLLVFAVLTIPHEFGHFITAKLFGVRVYEFAIGFGPKIVEFSKKATKYTLRLIPIGGFVRMAGIDDLNEEVDIPEEEKFTQKSPGRKILILLSGPLMNFVLAIFVFTLVFLLGVPYPIPKVKDVISGKPAYLAGIRPGDRIVSINGIKIQDTETAVKIIREAVPSKDKINPIVLEIEREGNILYFKVTPEWDEERKGGFIGIAFDYEIKKYPLFLAIKEGFNAFVTVIALIFTVIIMLFKGAQGITVTGPIGIAKLTGEAASSGYQTLLNFIGLFSVQLGIFNLIPFPALDGGRILFVIIEKIRGRPIETKKEEIVHWIGLLILLFLMLLVTFFDIKRLGK
- a CDS encoding stage 0 sporulation protein; the protein is MKEPLYIVGVRLRSFKVYYFSTKKADLKPGDWVIVKTVQGTEAGTVAIPPFIPPDNFEPVTPLKPILRKANEEDLEKIKRYREEEKEGVILAQKKAEELGLPIKILACEIAFNYSKITFHFASEERVDFRELVKELANHYKTRIELHQVGVRDEVRYLGAIGICGREVCCHSFLPEFNSISVKMAKEQSLVLNPIKISGVCGRLMCCLAYEYDVYQEIKASLPPKGAVVQTPQGEGVIVDHHIPLNKVIVEFEEGGREFFSPNEVKVIQVKNENGHKHEKIIEKIFDILEDKED
- a CDS encoding ribokinase, which translates into the protein MILVCGEALIDFTPKKFGDEIGYVPHPGGSPFNVAITLGRLKADVSFFGKISYDIFGEMLFSFLKENNVDTRYLLRGREPTTLAFVIIGPDNEPHFVFYGDNSADSSIRSEELPYSFSSDIALMHFGSISLIREPGASTLESLMEREKGKILISLDPNVRPILIHDKERYIERLEKWVSWSNLVKMSRADLEWLYPGLSLEEMAQKYIGLGVDIVVVTLGERGSKAFTKDGSIEVPAYKVKVVDTVGAGDSFMGGLLYWFWKIGKLNIKEFNSISLKDIEEGLKFASKVAGLTCTRAGANPPYLEELD